Proteins encoded within one genomic window of Chloroflexota bacterium:
- a CDS encoding SurA N-terminal domain-containing protein, with translation MASIERRSVAIVAIVCVAIALGVQVVLAGSGLNPDKTLLSIFTSDGSGYPSVAVRIDGHPISGKYLSYAVSMYVHQSATNGAAVSPQTALKMAIDQVVNRQVVLDEAVRRGFVVTDAEVSTYLAQQVQGALDAPSADLDAVLAANGDADLAAYQADPKVRQSARDLLLMRKLVDSLSEGNPKFDYLAWRSQLRAAATVEIFVAQ, from the coding sequence ATGGCAAGTATCGAGCGACGGTCGGTGGCGATTGTGGCGATCGTCTGTGTGGCCATCGCCCTTGGTGTTCAGGTCGTCCTCGCCGGAAGTGGGTTGAATCCCGACAAAACACTGCTCAGTATTTTCACGAGCGATGGTTCAGGTTATCCGTCGGTCGCCGTTCGAATTGACGGTCATCCAATCTCGGGCAAGTATCTGTCGTACGCAGTATCGATGTACGTGCACCAATCCGCGACAAATGGTGCCGCAGTCTCGCCTCAGACGGCCTTGAAGATGGCCATTGATCAGGTGGTGAACCGCCAAGTGGTGTTGGACGAAGCGGTGCGCCGTGGATTCGTTGTGACGGATGCCGAAGTTTCCACGTATCTGGCCCAGCAGGTTCAGGGCGCTCTAGACGCGCCCTCCGCCGATCTCGATGCCGTCCTGGCGGCCAACGGTGATGCGGACCTGGCCGCGTATCAGGCAGACCCCAAGGTTCGACAATCGGCGCGTGATCTGCTCTTGATGCGTAAGCTCGTCGACAGCCTCTCGGAGGGCAACCCAAAGTTCGATTACTTGGCTTGGCGGTCGCAGCTTCGCGCTGCCGCCACGGTCGAAATCTTCGTCGCGCAATAG
- a CDS encoding DUF190 domain-containing protein, with the protein MRPHSRGLRVQVFVGEADQAGRIPRYQAILEYLRREGAAGATVVRGVAGFGVNSKIHTAAILRLSMDLPMILTWVDAPGRVERLLPGLVELAGSGVVTVEEVGVAAYGGRRLEQLRFDLPVGDVMTRSVVSIDDAAPVRAAVGLLLDRDFRALPVVDRDRRVLGLVTNGDLVRRGKLGARLELLAAMKEETRTSVLEHLDAQQTVRDVMSVDPTTIPAGATLAEATHLMADRHLKRVPVVDGDGRLVGILARSDVLRAVGETFPREGAAHEDHAGAQTVGEIMRHDAPIVLADAELGTLLDAVTSTRLNRAVIVDADDRVLGVVSDADIIASVDPAAANGLLGALMRTAGRPTGSGLTAARLIRRPLVTIAQTATIAEAARLMIDERRKVLSVTDPSGRLLGIVDRADLLAATGEALGELTASPADDDDDG; encoded by the coding sequence ATGCGACCGCACAGTCGGGGTCTTCGCGTCCAGGTCTTCGTCGGCGAGGCGGATCAGGCGGGCCGCATCCCCCGCTACCAGGCGATCCTCGAATACCTCCGCCGGGAGGGCGCGGCGGGCGCCACCGTCGTCCGGGGGGTGGCCGGCTTCGGGGTCAACAGCAAGATCCACACCGCGGCCATCCTCCGTCTGTCGATGGACCTGCCGATGATCCTCACCTGGGTGGATGCACCCGGCCGGGTCGAGCGATTGCTGCCCGGCCTCGTCGAGCTGGCAGGCTCGGGTGTCGTCACGGTGGAGGAGGTCGGTGTCGCGGCGTACGGGGGGCGGCGCCTCGAGCAGCTCCGGTTCGATCTGCCCGTCGGCGACGTCATGACCCGGTCCGTCGTCTCCATCGACGATGCGGCGCCGGTCCGCGCCGCCGTGGGCCTGCTGCTCGACCGGGACTTCCGGGCTCTCCCGGTCGTCGACCGCGACCGGCGCGTCCTCGGCCTCGTCACCAACGGCGACCTCGTCCGCCGCGGGAAGCTCGGGGCGCGCCTGGAGCTCCTCGCCGCGATGAAGGAGGAGACGAGGACGTCGGTCCTCGAACACCTCGATGCCCAGCAGACGGTGCGGGACGTGATGAGCGTCGACCCGACGACGATCCCGGCTGGAGCGACGCTGGCGGAGGCGACGCATCTCATGGCGGACCGCCATCTGAAGCGCGTGCCCGTCGTCGACGGCGATGGGCGGCTGGTCGGGATCCTTGCCCGATCGGACGTCCTCCGGGCGGTGGGTGAGACGTTCCCGCGGGAGGGGGCGGCCCACGAGGACCACGCGGGCGCCCAGACGGTCGGCGAGATCATGCGCCACGACGCGCCGATCGTGCTCGCCGACGCCGAGCTCGGGACGCTGCTCGATGCCGTGACCTCGACCCGCCTCAACCGGGCCGTCATCGTGGACGCGGACGACCGGGTCCTCGGCGTCGTGAGCGACGCCGACATCATCGCATCCGTCGATCCGGCGGCCGCGAACGGTCTCCTCGGCGCGCTCATGCGGACGGCGGGGCGGCCAACGGGTTCCGGACTGACGGCGGCCCGGCTCATCCGGCGACCACTCGTGACGATCGCCCAGACGGCGACGATCGCCGAGGCGGCGCGGCTCATGATCGACGAGCGGCGGAAGGTCCTCAGCGTCACGGACCCAAGCGGCCGATTGCTCGGCATCGTCGACCGGGCGGATCTCCTCGCCGCGACAGGCGAGGCACTGGGGGAGCTCACGGCGTCGCCGGCCGACGACGACGATGACGGATAG
- the crcB gene encoding fluoride efflux transporter CrcB: protein MTYLAISIGAVLGANARYLIGGWVADRMGASFPYGTLVINISGSFLLGVAITLVTERAIGPWWIRPGFAIGFVGAYTTFSTFSYETLSLMQAGSLVAAAANIVSSVGGALAGVYLGSLLVRAL from the coding sequence GTGACGTATCTCGCGATCTCGATCGGGGCGGTGCTCGGGGCGAACGCTCGCTACCTCATCGGCGGCTGGGTGGCGGACCGGATGGGAGCGAGCTTCCCGTACGGGACCCTCGTCATCAACATCAGCGGCTCGTTCCTTCTCGGGGTCGCCATCACGCTGGTCACCGAACGGGCGATCGGGCCGTGGTGGATCCGGCCGGGCTTTGCCATCGGCTTCGTCGGCGCCTACACCACGTTCTCCACCTTCAGCTACGAGACGCTCAGTCTCATGCAGGCCGGGAGCCTCGTCGCCGCCGCTGCCAACATCGTGAGCAGCGTGGGCGGCGCGCTCGCCGGCGTGTACCTCGGATCGCTGCTCGTCCGGGCGTTGTGA
- a CDS encoding class I SAM-dependent methyltransferase, with product MGEFDFDTVFDADDYLYFYEPVLTDERSEREADLVWRLLHLEPGAEVLDLACGHGRIANRLAGRGAHVTGVDRSAGFLARARADAHVRGVAVDYIEGDMRTLPWEARFDAAFNWFTAFGYHDDATDRAVLAGIRRTLRPGGRFAIDHVNRDRLLASFRPASLIERGDDLMLDSSAFDLLSGRIETDRITVRGGHVRRAHFSVRLLTAPELREWLAAAGFVTIEFVGVDGESFSAASRRMIAVAGV from the coding sequence GTGGGCGAGTTCGACTTCGACACAGTCTTCGACGCCGACGACTACCTGTACTTCTACGAGCCCGTGCTCACCGACGAACGGAGCGAACGCGAGGCGGATCTAGTCTGGCGCCTGCTCCACCTGGAGCCGGGAGCCGAGGTGCTCGATCTCGCGTGTGGTCACGGGCGGATCGCAAACCGGCTTGCGGGTCGCGGTGCTCACGTGACGGGCGTCGATCGTTCCGCCGGGTTCCTCGCCCGCGCACGCGCCGATGCTCACGTGCGGGGGGTCGCTGTCGACTACATCGAGGGCGACATGCGCACGCTGCCCTGGGAGGCACGCTTCGACGCCGCGTTCAATTGGTTCACGGCCTTCGGATACCACGATGACGCGACTGATCGGGCCGTGCTGGCTGGGATCCGCCGCACGCTCCGCCCGGGCGGGCGGTTCGCGATCGACCACGTGAACCGAGATCGCCTGCTTGCATCGTTCCGTCCCGCCTCGCTCATCGAGCGCGGCGACGATCTGATGCTCGACAGCAGCGCGTTCGACCTGCTCTCGGGGCGAATCGAGACCGACCGCATCACGGTCCGCGGTGGCCACGTCAGGCGAGCGCATTTCAGCGTGCGTCTGCTCACTGCTCCAGAGTTGCGCGAGTGGCTCGCAGCGGCCGGCTTTGTTACCATCGAATTCGTCGGGGTTGACGGTGAGTCCTTCTCGGCGGCGAGCCGACGGATGATCGCCGTCGCGGGAGTCTGA
- a CDS encoding recombinase family protein has protein sequence MTGTVTPRPLRVALYARVSTRDKDQDPELQLDALRDYVRTRGWEVLEYVDTAAAGDLAHRTAWARLLADVAQRKVDLVMVWKLDRAFRSTLHALATLRDFEHAGVGFAALTQPELDTTSATGRLVFTILAAVAEMERELIADRVREGMRHAARQGKRIGRPPVTARPVFARRWPKVRTELAAGHLSRRQAARRLGIGTATLARLLAADPAGESAGQEPADTPSPLPAGAGQLRAIRGCSTSVTSRPSAQTPEVSRTGPASLAHRPVRLAHGTVLRARTTDGDGAKCS, from the coding sequence ATGACCGGCACCGTCACGCCTCGCCCGCTGCGGGTCGCCCTGTACGCGAGGGTCAGCACCCGCGACAAGGACCAGGACCCCGAGCTCCAGCTCGACGCCCTGCGCGACTATGTCCGGACGCGCGGCTGGGAGGTGCTCGAGTACGTCGACACGGCAGCGGCCGGTGATCTCGCCCATCGCACGGCCTGGGCGCGTCTGCTCGCCGACGTTGCGCAGCGGAAGGTCGATCTCGTCATGGTCTGGAAGCTCGACCGGGCCTTCCGCTCGACCCTCCATGCCCTTGCCACCCTCCGTGACTTCGAGCATGCCGGGGTCGGCTTCGCGGCCCTCACCCAACCGGAGCTCGATACGACGAGCGCGACCGGACGGCTCGTCTTCACGATCCTTGCCGCGGTGGCCGAGATGGAGCGCGAGCTCATCGCCGATCGAGTGCGCGAGGGGATGCGCCACGCGGCCCGCCAGGGCAAGCGGATCGGCCGACCGCCGGTGACGGCCCGGCCAGTATTCGCCCGTCGCTGGCCGAAGGTGCGCACCGAGCTCGCCGCCGGCCACCTCTCCCGCCGCCAGGCCGCCCGCCGGCTGGGGATCGGTACCGCCACCCTCGCCCGGTTGCTGGCCGCCGACCCGGCAGGGGAGTCGGCCGGACAGGAGCCCGCCGACACCCCCTCCCCCCTCCCTGCCGGCGCCGGGCAGCTTCGCGCAATCCGAGGGTGCTCCACGAGCGTGACCAGCCGGCCATCCGCGCAGACTCCGGAGGTTTCGCGCACCGGCCCGGCCAGTCTCGCGCACCGGCCGGTGCGGCTCGCGCACGGTACCGTGCTGCGAGCGCGGACCACCGATGGGGACGGAGCGAAATGCAGCTGA
- a CDS encoding cation:proton antiporter, with the protein MDNVYLVAAAWMGLALAASLASIRLGISVALVEIAMGVLAGNTVHLQSTPWIDFLAGFGSGLLTFLAGAEIDPESLRRHARISLTVGVISFLLPFLVAFGFAYFVAGWGLAASEIAGVSLSTTSVAVVYAVMIESGLAEVDLGKTILAACFVTDLGTVLGLGVLFADFDPLLLGFIATTTVTLYFMPRWTRWFIVHVPGRVSEPEIKFLFFVLFLLGGLAAQAKSEAVLPAYLVGLAVAGVFVRDRVLVDRMRSIAFGLLTPFYFIKAGLYVSLPAVAAGIGLIVAFLGLKIAAKIVGVWPTSRAFGLPVREANYMTLLMATGLTFGTIAALFGLTNGYIDQARYTILVTTVILSAVVPTFIATKFFEPRAISELETAEIEAAEGIDADGLGRRRAIHIDDSAGGSREVEPA; encoded by the coding sequence GTGGACAACGTCTATCTCGTCGCCGCCGCCTGGATGGGCCTCGCGCTCGCGGCCAGCCTCGCCTCGATCAGGCTCGGCATCTCTGTCGCCCTCGTGGAGATCGCGATGGGGGTGCTCGCCGGCAACACGGTCCACCTCCAGTCGACCCCATGGATCGACTTCCTCGCCGGCTTCGGATCCGGCCTCCTCACGTTCCTCGCAGGCGCCGAGATCGACCCCGAGTCGCTCCGCCGTCACGCCCGGATCTCGCTCACCGTGGGCGTCATCTCGTTCCTCCTCCCGTTCCTCGTCGCGTTCGGCTTCGCCTACTTCGTGGCGGGCTGGGGCCTTGCGGCATCGGAGATCGCCGGCGTGTCGCTGTCGACGACGTCCGTCGCGGTCGTCTACGCGGTGATGATCGAATCCGGCCTCGCCGAGGTGGATCTCGGGAAGACGATCCTTGCCGCCTGCTTCGTCACGGATCTCGGGACCGTGCTCGGCCTCGGCGTGCTGTTCGCCGACTTCGATCCGCTCCTCCTCGGCTTCATCGCGACGACGACGGTCACCCTCTACTTCATGCCGCGCTGGACCCGATGGTTCATCGTCCATGTGCCGGGCCGGGTGTCAGAACCGGAGATCAAGTTCCTCTTCTTCGTCCTGTTCCTCCTCGGCGGCCTGGCCGCTCAGGCGAAGAGTGAGGCAGTGCTCCCGGCCTACCTCGTGGGGCTCGCCGTTGCGGGCGTCTTCGTCCGCGACCGTGTCCTCGTCGATCGGATGCGCTCGATCGCGTTCGGCCTGCTCACGCCGTTCTACTTCATCAAGGCCGGCCTGTATGTCTCGCTCCCGGCCGTCGCCGCGGGAATCGGCCTCATCGTCGCCTTCCTCGGGCTCAAGATCGCCGCCAAGATCGTCGGCGTGTGGCCCACGAGCCGGGCCTTCGGGTTGCCCGTGCGCGAGGCGAACTACATGACGCTCCTCATGGCGACGGGGTTGACGTTCGGGACGATCGCGGCCTTGTTCGGACTCACGAACGGCTACATCGACCAGGCGCGGTACACGATCCTTGTCACGACGGTCATCCTGTCAGCGGTGGTGCCGACGTTCATCGCGACGAAGTTCTTCGAGCCACGGGCGATCAGCGAACTCGAAACCGCAGAGATCGAGGCCGCCGAGGGGATCGACGCGGACGGGCTCGGCCGTCGTCGGGCGATCCACATCGATGACAGCGCAGGTGGCTCGAGAGAGGTGGAGCCGGCGTGA
- a CDS encoding tyrosine-type recombinase/integrase, producing MPPRPTTPTIQRHGDLAVNRTSFARGLRAGNLAPATVTTYLASIDRFADFLAAQGMPTDLAAIRREHVEAFIEDQLARWRPATAFNRYSGLQAFFRWAEEEGEIRQSPMARMRKPKLPEAPPAVLAEDDLRRILAACAGPSFEDRRDLAIIRTFIGTGARLSEIANLRWTPDDPLTNDVDLDAGIIRVLGKGRRERTTHVGAKAVKALDRYTRLRARHAHANLPWLWIARKGRLTISGVGHLVRERGLAAGMPGVHPHQFRHSYAHAMLAAGMQEGDLMQLAGWRSRAMLQRYAAATAADRAIAAARRFNPGDQL from the coding sequence ATGCCGCCAAGACCCACCACGCCCACCATTCAACGCCACGGCGACCTCGCCGTCAACCGGACGAGCTTCGCCCGCGGCCTGCGGGCGGGGAACCTTGCGCCTGCCACGGTCACGACCTACCTCGCGAGCATCGATCGCTTCGCCGACTTTCTCGCGGCGCAGGGCATGCCCACCGACCTCGCGGCCATCCGGCGCGAGCATGTCGAGGCGTTCATCGAGGACCAGCTCGCGCGCTGGCGGCCGGCCACCGCGTTCAATCGCTACTCCGGGCTGCAGGCGTTCTTCCGCTGGGCCGAGGAGGAGGGCGAGATCCGCCAGAGTCCCATGGCGCGGATGCGCAAGCCCAAGCTGCCCGAGGCGCCGCCCGCGGTCCTCGCCGAGGACGACCTGCGCCGCATCCTCGCGGCCTGCGCGGGGCCGTCGTTCGAGGACCGCCGCGACCTCGCGATCATCCGCACGTTCATCGGCACGGGGGCGCGGCTCTCGGAGATCGCCAACCTCCGCTGGACGCCCGATGATCCGCTGACGAACGACGTCGATCTCGACGCGGGGATCATCCGCGTCCTCGGCAAGGGCCGTCGTGAACGGACCACCCACGTGGGCGCGAAGGCGGTCAAGGCGCTCGACCGCTACACCCGGCTGCGGGCACGGCACGCCCACGCCAACCTGCCCTGGCTCTGGATCGCCCGCAAAGGACGCCTCACCATCTCGGGGGTCGGGCACCTCGTCCGCGAGCGCGGCCTGGCCGCCGGCATGCCGGGCGTCCACCCCCATCAGTTTCGCCACAGCTACGCTCACGCCATGCTGGCGGCCGGGATGCAAGAGGGCGATCTCATGCAGCTCGCCGGCTGGCGCAGTCGGGCGATGCTCCAACGCTACGCCGCGGCGACGGCGGCCGATCGCGCCATCGCCGCGGCGCGGCGTTTCAACCCGGGCGATCAGCTGTGA
- a CDS encoding ArsR family transcriptional regulator, translating to MQLTTIDRNILHLLATGERGSAPIADALGESRRTVQDHLAGLRERGLVEQRTRGSWTLTGAGKRAALASSVPEPTASIASLDTLPAEHRAMLRLIEAAVIARRALRDVYPSNWPAFILLGPTKSGKTLLGTLAARRFGLDPIAACRLLMRETPGSLLGRRVQTGSASWEMTPSPLLSLPLVMFDEFDKASPEQRGAVFAYLEGVSRYQSEDGELDIQATVIVTLNAERDLGLLPDAYLRRSVVLDTAPLALVVRDLDLVAAALARVVLPVVSPDLTPPAADLSADARRGLRTLLQNCLTERGWQLVDVEAVSRLVLGRWATLPTDLVAAVVSTAADYLLVTSTRAGFVVDDWPLVFEQTVGPAAAAAAGMLAAARARLAVQAGQQAAMAGASLGASLELAGTRERLLGMLDDAVRSIPRLADLTAEEPAIRDTAVGKARLLRVTITAARSPAAFATPEALLGPEVITPIRMVVTARENRRREAADAIQRTKERDKAARLAASAAVQADKKRRAGIQALCRRSTTRPGEAVLDALVAAGCLTRESEQYEAETFGSQGRRFFHRLHGTVRATAAALAPAGSGIVAIVTPEPVPVCEPKIRTWYEDRAGHRYRATELLAWGSPAVDAVLGTALAAEGLPPLTRPAPRRASPRRA from the coding sequence ATGCAGCTGACGACGATCGACAGGAACATCCTCCACCTGCTCGCGACCGGCGAGCGCGGGAGCGCGCCCATTGCCGACGCGCTCGGCGAGTCACGGCGGACGGTCCAAGACCACCTCGCCGGGCTGCGCGAGCGGGGCCTCGTCGAACAGCGGACGAGGGGCAGCTGGACCCTCACCGGAGCCGGCAAGCGGGCCGCGCTGGCCAGCTCGGTCCCCGAGCCGACGGCGTCGATCGCCAGCCTCGACACCCTCCCGGCGGAGCATCGGGCCATGCTTCGGCTGATCGAGGCCGCGGTGATCGCCCGGCGCGCCCTCCGCGATGTCTACCCGAGCAACTGGCCGGCCTTCATCCTCCTCGGTCCGACGAAGAGCGGCAAGACGCTCCTCGGCACGCTCGCCGCCCGGCGGTTCGGACTCGATCCCATCGCGGCCTGCCGCCTCCTCATGCGGGAGACGCCGGGCAGCCTCCTCGGCCGGCGGGTGCAGACCGGCTCGGCGTCCTGGGAGATGACGCCGAGCCCGCTGCTCTCCCTGCCGCTCGTCATGTTCGACGAGTTCGACAAGGCGAGCCCCGAACAGCGGGGGGCCGTGTTCGCCTATCTCGAGGGGGTGTCGCGGTACCAGAGCGAGGATGGCGAGCTCGACATCCAGGCGACGGTGATCGTCACCCTCAATGCCGAGCGCGATCTCGGGCTCCTGCCCGACGCCTACCTGCGTCGTTCGGTCGTCCTCGACACGGCGCCGCTCGCTCTGGTCGTCCGGGACCTCGACCTCGTCGCCGCGGCGCTCGCCCGGGTGGTGCTGCCAGTGGTGAGCCCGGACCTCACCCCGCCCGCGGCCGATCTCTCCGCCGACGCTCGTCGCGGGCTCCGCACGTTGTTGCAGAACTGCCTGACCGAGCGGGGCTGGCAGCTCGTCGACGTGGAGGCGGTGAGCCGGCTGGTCCTCGGTCGCTGGGCGACGCTGCCCACCGACCTCGTCGCCGCGGTGGTCTCGACCGCGGCGGACTACCTGCTCGTCACCTCGACCCGGGCGGGGTTCGTCGTGGACGACTGGCCGCTCGTCTTCGAGCAGACGGTCGGGCCTGCCGCGGCCGCCGCGGCAGGCATGCTGGCCGCCGCCCGCGCCCGGTTGGCAGTGCAGGCTGGACAGCAGGCGGCGATGGCCGGGGCGTCGCTCGGTGCCTCGCTCGAGCTCGCCGGGACCCGCGAGCGCCTCCTCGGCATGCTCGACGACGCGGTCCGCTCCATCCCCCGGCTGGCGGACCTCACGGCCGAGGAACCGGCCATCCGGGACACGGCCGTTGGGAAGGCCCGCCTCCTCCGCGTAACGATCACCGCCGCCCGGAGTCCCGCTGCCTTCGCCACGCCCGAAGCCCTGCTCGGCCCCGAGGTCATCACCCCGATCCGCATGGTGGTCACGGCCCGCGAGAACCGCCGTCGAGAGGCGGCCGACGCGATCCAACGGACCAAGGAGCGCGACAAGGCCGCCCGGCTGGCTGCCTCGGCGGCCGTCCAGGCTGACAAGAAGCGGCGCGCCGGGATACAGGCCCTCTGCCGACGCAGCACGACGCGTCCCGGAGAGGCTGTCCTGGACGCGCTCGTGGCGGCGGGCTGTCTGACCCGCGAGAGCGAGCAGTACGAGGCGGAGACGTTCGGCTCGCAGGGCCGCCGCTTCTTCCATCGGCTCCACGGCACGGTCCGCGCCACGGCCGCAGCGCTGGCGCCCGCCGGCTCCGGTATCGTCGCGATCGTGACCCCGGAGCCCGTCCCCGTCTGCGAGCCGAAGATCCGGACCTGGTACGAGGATCGCGCCGGCCATCGGTATCGGGCTACCGAGCTGCTCGCCTGGGGGAGCCCGGCGGTGGACGCCGTCCTCGGAACTGCGTTGGCCGCGGAGGGGCTCCCGCCGCTTACCCGGCCGGCGCCGCGGCGCGCGTCCCCGCGTCGAGCGTGA
- a CDS encoding APC family permease translates to MEEPPHPPSPSQPIPGRRPGDRRVRVNRPHSTYFRYGAPGVLVARPNASEPTAPGARLLVRLRRLAFGAPLASEDEAGERLSKLKALAVFSSDMLSSVAYATEAILFTLLAAGTGAFGLMLPIAGLIVTILWIIVISYRQTIQAYPGGGGSYIVAKENLGTLAGLIAAAALLTDYVLTVSVSVAAGVAAITSAFPGALNHLAVPIATVCILGVMVVNLRGIRESGTIFAIPTYVFVVTALGLIGVGILRTVLGDTPTVTNIHEATVPIQSLGILLVMRAFADGCSAITGVEAVSNGVPAFRKPEAANARATLTIMGILVGTMFIGISILARVAGAIPSTDETIMSQLGRATFGTGPIYYLLQLSTTGILVLAANTSFADFPRLASLLARDGFMPSRFAFRGERLAFSTGIVALAIIAIVVLAAFGGRVEALIPLYAIGVFTSITLSQAGMVRHWLRERGAGWRRSAVINGFGAVSTSIVTVIFAVAKFALGAWLIVLIIPLIVAAMRFVHRQYERRRVEIHVRPEVVLGRPRRAQRVIVPAPEVTRDVIQAVKFGQTMSDDVTVVHVTDDVERGEEIRDRFLRQVPGVPFVIVESPYRALVRPLIRYLEMSADPNDVLVVLLPEYIPRHWWEKYLYNENARRIRNALLGRRNILVADVPFRRDV, encoded by the coding sequence ATGGAGGAACCGCCGCACCCGCCGTCGCCGTCCCAGCCGATCCCGGGACGTCGACCCGGAGACCGGCGGGTCCGGGTCAACCGGCCGCACTCGACCTATTTTCGCTACGGCGCTCCAGGCGTCCTCGTCGCGCGGCCGAACGCGAGCGAACCCACGGCGCCTGGCGCGCGCCTCCTCGTCCGGCTGCGGCGCCTGGCCTTCGGCGCGCCACTCGCGAGCGAGGATGAGGCCGGGGAGCGGCTCTCGAAGCTCAAGGCGCTCGCCGTCTTCTCGAGCGACATGCTCTCGTCCGTCGCCTATGCGACCGAGGCGATCCTCTTCACTCTCCTCGCGGCGGGCACCGGTGCCTTCGGTCTCATGCTCCCGATCGCCGGGCTCATCGTCACGATCCTCTGGATCATCGTCATCTCGTACCGCCAGACGATCCAGGCCTATCCCGGCGGCGGCGGCAGCTACATCGTCGCGAAGGAGAACCTGGGGACACTTGCGGGGCTCATCGCCGCCGCGGCCCTCCTAACCGACTATGTCCTCACCGTCTCGGTCAGCGTCGCGGCCGGTGTCGCCGCGATCACCTCGGCGTTCCCCGGAGCCCTGAACCACCTCGCGGTCCCGATCGCGACGGTCTGCATCCTCGGGGTCATGGTGGTCAATCTGCGGGGCATCCGGGAGAGCGGCACGATCTTCGCCATCCCGACCTACGTCTTTGTCGTGACGGCGCTCGGCCTCATCGGGGTCGGCATCCTCCGGACCGTTCTCGGCGATACGCCGACGGTGACGAACATCCACGAGGCGACGGTACCCATCCAGTCGCTCGGGATCCTCCTCGTCATGCGGGCGTTCGCCGACGGCTGCAGCGCGATCACCGGGGTCGAAGCCGTCTCGAACGGCGTTCCCGCCTTCCGCAAGCCTGAGGCCGCGAACGCCCGGGCCACCCTCACGATCATGGGCATCCTCGTCGGCACGATGTTCATCGGCATCTCGATCCTCGCCCGCGTGGCGGGGGCGATCCCGTCGACCGATGAGACGATCATGTCGCAGCTCGGACGGGCGACCTTCGGGACCGGACCGATCTACTACCTGCTCCAGCTGTCCACGACCGGGATCCTCGTCCTCGCGGCGAACACGAGCTTCGCGGATTTCCCGAGGCTCGCGTCGCTCCTGGCCCGGGACGGGTTCATGCCGAGCCGCTTCGCGTTCCGTGGCGAACGGCTCGCCTTCTCCACCGGGATCGTCGCCCTGGCGATCATCGCGATCGTCGTCCTCGCCGCCTTCGGCGGCCGGGTGGAGGCGCTCATCCCGCTGTACGCGATCGGCGTCTTCACGTCCATCACCCTGAGCCAGGCCGGCATGGTCCGCCACTGGCTCCGGGAGCGCGGCGCGGGCTGGCGTCGCAGCGCCGTCATCAACGGCTTCGGAGCGGTGTCGACCTCGATCGTCACCGTGATCTTCGCCGTCGCCAAGTTCGCGCTCGGTGCGTGGCTCATCGTCCTCATCATCCCGCTCATCGTCGCGGCCATGCGCTTCGTCCACCGCCAGTACGAGCGACGCCGGGTGGAGATCCACGTTCGCCCCGAGGTCGTCCTCGGGCGGCCGCGGCGCGCCCAGCGCGTCATCGTGCCGGCGCCGGAGGTGACCCGTGACGTCATCCAGGCGGTGAAGTTCGGGCAGACAATGTCGGACGACGTGACCGTCGTCCACGTGACGGACGATGTCGAGCGAGGCGAGGAGATCCGGGACCGGTTCCTCCGCCAGGTGCCCGGCGTGCCGTTCGTCATCGTCGAGTCGCCGTACCGTGCCCTCGTCCGGCCGCTCATCCGGTACCTCGAGATGAGCGCCGACCCGAACGACGTCCTCGTCGTGCTGCTGCCCGAGTACATCCCTCGCCACTGGTGGGAGAAGTACCTGTACAACGAGAACGCCCGACGGATCCGCAACGCCCTGCTCGGGCGTCGGAACATCCTCGTCGCCGATGTGCCGTTCCGGCGGGACGTCTGA